From Solidesulfovibrio carbinoliphilus subsp. oakridgensis, the proteins below share one genomic window:
- a CDS encoding PAS domain-containing sensor histidine kinase, translated as MTTASPIRLALSLASEGEGALSREPVRTLVEGLADGVAVLGETRGFVRGNVAGRARLGGLDGPACHEVLFGRHAPCPACPLDTGQAAVTAEASCAPLPGRGPRPAGVVCVFPSAASSVADSRLFGVLDHVPSAAFVADRDFRFLYANEAFARLHGRGVGDFVGRGMAETVDPQNFARFKQVALSVLRRGKAEEDEIRIDFGDGEKTFLATCLPLANAVGEVDAFCSTLTETTAHRRVEQELDASRRRYQAIVEDQTELVVRLDPELRRIFVNQAAARFSGRPVEALLGGPFLERVPEVEAKALRQRILALSPRAPVCDIRHLLHRPDGLELCLNWTVRAIFDDAGRVREYQAMGRDVTAYWRMERELVKSETKYRDIFEHSAEGIFQFEPTGTMLACNPALARILGYGSAEEVMLEQGDLFRRIQARQDDRLEFLRLLALQGRVFDFEMQVVRRDGRTAWLSVNARAVMDESGRLARVEGAARDITDRKRAEEERMLLVSAVDQSAEGLVIVSRDFRLEYANPAFAQIIAGGQETAGRLDLEAPLAAFLGESVRKMLGLGLRWSGRVRVARPGGGEGVAETLISPVRDATGQIVNHIMLVRDMTYEVGLEKRLRQVEKLEAIGVLAGGVAHDFNNILTPILLNTEMILADIPWKDPLRKPLADVVRASERARDLVRQLLTFSRQGELTVGPLPLTPLVKETVKLARGMVEARVEIRPKVSELALTIEADPAQIHQVLMNLCLNAAQAMPGGGVMEVGLAAVPEPPRQAGPSIAAGLPLAGLAPGPYARVWVSDTGHGMAPDIGERIFEPFFTTKKPGQGTGMGLAAVHGIVKGCGGAVLVTSEVGRGSLFEVFLPLIPKPREEGVS; from the coding sequence ATGACGACGGCGTCTCCGATCCGGCTGGCTCTTTCTCTCGCCAGTGAGGGCGAAGGGGCCCTCAGCCGGGAGCCGGTCCGGACCCTGGTCGAGGGGCTGGCCGATGGCGTGGCGGTGCTCGGGGAAACGCGCGGGTTCGTGCGCGGCAACGTGGCCGGCCGGGCCAGGCTTGGCGGCCTGGACGGTCCGGCCTGCCACGAGGTCCTTTTCGGCCGCCACGCGCCGTGTCCGGCCTGTCCCCTGGACACGGGACAGGCCGCGGTCACCGCCGAGGCGAGCTGCGCGCCGCTTCCGGGCCGAGGCCCGCGGCCGGCCGGGGTGGTGTGTGTCTTTCCCTCGGCCGCCTCGTCCGTGGCCGACAGCCGCCTGTTCGGCGTGCTCGACCACGTCCCGTCCGCGGCCTTCGTGGCGGACCGCGACTTTCGCTTCCTCTACGCCAACGAGGCCTTTGCCCGGCTGCACGGCCGGGGCGTCGGGGATTTCGTCGGCCGGGGCATGGCCGAAACCGTGGATCCGCAGAATTTCGCCCGCTTCAAGCAGGTCGCCCTCTCGGTCCTGCGCCGGGGCAAGGCCGAGGAGGACGAGATCCGGATCGATTTCGGCGACGGGGAAAAGACCTTCCTGGCCACCTGCCTGCCCCTGGCCAACGCCGTCGGCGAGGTGGACGCCTTTTGCAGCACCCTGACCGAGACCACGGCCCACCGCCGGGTCGAGCAGGAACTCGACGCCAGCCGGCGCCGCTACCAGGCCATCGTCGAGGACCAGACCGAGCTTGTGGTGCGCCTGGACCCGGAGCTGCGCCGCATCTTCGTCAACCAGGCCGCGGCCCGGTTTTCGGGCCGCCCGGTGGAGGCGCTTCTGGGCGGCCCGTTCCTGGAGCGGGTGCCCGAGGTCGAGGCCAAGGCGTTGCGCCAGCGCATCCTGGCCCTGTCGCCGCGGGCCCCGGTCTGCGACATCCGCCACCTGCTCCACCGGCCGGACGGCCTGGAGCTTTGCCTCAACTGGACGGTGCGGGCCATTTTCGACGACGCCGGGCGGGTGCGCGAATACCAGGCCATGGGCCGGGACGTCACGGCCTACTGGCGCATGGAGCGGGAGCTGGTCAAAAGCGAGACCAAGTACCGCGACATCTTCGAGCACTCGGCCGAGGGCATTTTCCAGTTCGAGCCGACCGGCACCATGCTGGCCTGCAATCCGGCCCTGGCCCGCATCCTCGGCTACGGATCGGCCGAGGAGGTCATGCTCGAGCAGGGGGACCTGTTCCGGCGCATCCAGGCCAGGCAGGACGACCGGCTGGAGTTCTTGCGCCTGCTCGCCCTGCAGGGCCGGGTGTTCGATTTCGAGATGCAGGTGGTGCGCCGCGACGGCCGCACGGCCTGGCTGTCGGTCAATGCCCGGGCGGTCATGGACGAGTCGGGCCGGCTGGCCCGGGTGGAGGGCGCGGCCCGCGACATCACGGACCGCAAGCGGGCCGAGGAGGAGCGCATGCTCCTCGTCTCGGCCGTGGACCAGAGCGCCGAAGGGCTGGTCATCGTCAGCCGGGATTTCCGCCTGGAATACGCCAATCCGGCCTTTGCCCAGATCATCGCCGGCGGCCAGGAGACGGCGGGCCGGTTGGACCTGGAGGCCCCTCTGGCCGCGTTTCTCGGGGAATCGGTGCGCAAGATGCTGGGGCTTGGCCTGCGCTGGTCCGGCCGGGTGCGCGTGGCCCGGCCGGGGGGCGGGGAGGGCGTGGCCGAAACGCTCATCTCGCCGGTGCGCGACGCCACGGGCCAGATCGTCAACCACATCATGCTCGTGCGCGACATGACCTACGAGGTGGGCCTGGAAAAGCGGCTGCGCCAGGTGGAGAAGCTTGAAGCCATTGGCGTCCTGGCCGGGGGCGTGGCCCACGATTTCAACAACATCCTGACCCCGATCCTGCTCAACACCGAGATGATCCTGGCCGACATTCCCTGGAAGGACCCGCTGCGAAAGCCCTTGGCCGACGTGGTCCGGGCCTCGGAGCGGGCACGGGACCTGGTGCGCCAGCTGCTGACGTTTAGCCGCCAGGGGGAGCTGACGGTGGGCCCGCTGCCCTTGACCCCGCTGGTCAAGGAGACGGTCAAGCTGGCCCGGGGCATGGTCGAGGCCCGGGTGGAGATCCGGCCGAAGGTGTCGGAACTGGCGCTGACCATCGAGGCCGATCCGGCCCAGATCCATCAGGTGCTCATGAACCTGTGCCTCAATGCCGCCCAGGCCATGCCCGGGGGCGGGGTCATGGAAGTGGGGCTCGCGGCCGTGCCCGAGCCGCCCCGGCAGGCCGGCCCGTCCATCGCGGCCGGCCTGCCCCTGGCCGGGCTGGCCCCTGGCCCCTACGCCCGGGTCTGGGTCTCGGATACCGGGCACGGCATGGCCCCGGACATCGGCGAGCGGATCTTCGAGCCGTTTTTCACCACCAAAAAACCGGGCCAGGGCACGGGCATGGGGCTGGCGGCGGTCCACGGCATCGTCAAGGGCTGCGGCGGCGCGGTGCTGGTGACGAGCGAGGTCGGCCGGGGAAGCCTGTTCGAGGTCTTCCTGCCGCTTATCCCGAAGCCCCGGGAAGAGGGCGTCAGTTGA